TTCCATCTCGCGCGCGGCCTCAAGGTCGGGAAGCGCCTATGATAAAGGAGTCGCGCACCCTGCTGTTATAATTCCGCCATGAAATCCAAGACCCTGCTGGCTTACGCCGGGCTATGCATCCTGGCGATCGCGGGCGGCCTGCTTGCCGGTTACCTCACTTTCCATCCCCGTCACCCGCGGCCGGTGACCGAGGCGGTGCTGCTGCATGAGGCCAAGCCGTTACCGGAATTCACGCTGAGCGATACCGCAGGTCAGGGCTTCACCCGCGCGGCCCTGCTCGGCCACTGGAGCCTGCTCTACTTCGGCTATACCCACTGTCCGGATGCCTGCCCCACCACCCTCTCGGAACTGGACCACATGCAGGGGCAACTCCGCGGCGTGCCTGCGGCGGACAAGCCCGCCGTGTACTTCATCTCGGTGGACCCGCAGCGGGACGACCT
This portion of the Gammaproteobacteria bacterium genome encodes:
- a CDS encoding SCO family protein encodes the protein MKSKTLLAYAGLCILAIAGGLLAGYLTFHPRHPRPVTEAVLLHEAKPLPEFTLSDTAGQGFTRAALLGHWSLLYFGYTHCPDACPTTLSELDHMQGQLRGVPAADKPAVYFISVDPQRDDLALLRNYALYFNPAFIGATGNVESLKALTAPLGVDFSYDPADRKGDYGVNHSTFVVLVDPEAREVALFTPPLQPKRMAADYLAILKYYGENT